From a region of the Drosophila virilis strain 15010-1051.87 chromosome 3, Dvir_AGI_RSII-ME, whole genome shotgun sequence genome:
- the LOC6622735 gene encoding uncharacterized protein, with the protein MFLFISRPMGTLGNRMRAVRDRLGDDFLDKLDELHLNALRTGLVSTVDLQEAYRKARDMNANQNRLNFLWLLGIIFFIMVATPVFYETISFLLGVRCFLPNNHLVWEATRPISDCEFCKGVVAPLILPNLTREDFARYAYSSRPIIVKKAVAHWPAERSLNYTYIKELYESVPGALDTVCQFQHFNSDLKSLRDVFKMSPKRANLSEGAPWFVGWSVCHPTVLTELRKLYPRPHFLPVDAEMPNTDYILMGYEQGAVMHLDYIPRLMWQAQLQGNKSWFLSPAPECDHQCQSFFFYVEPGDAVLVDTRTWYHANTIPRGQFSLTVQSEYG; encoded by the exons ATGTTTTTG TTCATAAGCCGTCCCATGGGGACGCTGGGCAATCGCATGCGAGCGGTGCGTGACCGCTTGGGCGATGATTTTCTGGACAAGCTCGATGAATTACATCTGAATGCACTGCGCACTGGCTTGGTGTCCACGGTGGATCTGCAGGAAGCTTATCGAAAGGCGCGCGACATGAATGCCAATCAAAACCGGTTGAATTTCCTGTGGCTGTTGGGCATCATATTCTTCATAATGGTGGCGACGCCCGTTTTCTACGAGACCATCTCGTTTCTGCTGGGCGTGCGCTGCTTCCTGCCCAACAACCATCTGGTCTGGGAGGCAACGCGCCCAATCAGCGACTGTGAGTTCTGCAAGGGCGTTGTGGCGCCTCTAATTTTACCAAATTTGACGCGCGAAGACTTTGCCCGATATGCCTACTCCTCGCGGCCAATCATTGTGAAAAAGGCTGTTGCGCATTGGCCAGCAGAGCGAAGTCTTAACTATACATACATCAAGGAACTTTATGAGAGCGTGCCCGGTGCTTTGGACACAGTATGCCAGTTTCAGCACTTTAATTCGGACCTCAAATCCTTGCGTGACGTTTTCAAGATGTCTCCGAAACGCGCCAATCTGAGCGAGGGTGCGCCATGGTTTGTGGGCTGGAGCGTTTGTCATCCGACGGTGCTGACGGAGCTGCGCAAGTTGTATCCACGGCCACACTTTCTGCCAGTCGATGCTGAAATGCCGAACACTGATTATATTCTGATGGGCTACGAGCAGGGTGCCGTCATGCAC CTGGACTATATTCCGCGTCTAATGTGGCAGGCGCAGCTGCAGGGAAACAAAAGCTGGTTTCTGTCGCCCGCGCCGGAATGTGATCATCAATGCCAGTCGTTCTTCTTTTATGTTGAGCCAGGCGATGCAGTTCTGGTGGACACACGCACCTGGTATCATGCCAATACCATACCCAGAGGTCAATTCTCGCTCACCGTGCAATCTGAATACGGATAA
- the msd5 gene encoding augmin complex subunit msd5, with the protein MDANFDYSAFTVKCNEYFDQHPINLRELCVTKSVIRANDFFKSLEENIEAETTPTSPGKVLGTVEEYAELFKVFETYPSNLQRQPKKRELHRAGSVIIKGTDAMQDQSAINTSSACLALSMSRMEQESSAAQVYKDYKNFQQKLRQVFNEASALEGEQSVYLDKIAQLEIFAQQLEKLMPSQREAPDAFTAEEASKLNAIAENMKQLNYLRSHSLSPVLNPMDTTVARLETLVEVLNYTLTQISCFSTT; encoded by the coding sequence atggatgcaaattttgattaTAGTGCGTTTACTGTGAAATGCAATGAATACTTCGATCAGCATCCAATCAACTTAAGAGAGTTATGCGTCACTAAATCTGTTATAAGGGCAAACGATTTCTTCAAAAGTCTCGAGGAGAATATCGAAGCCGAGACGACGCCGACTTCGCCTGGCAAGGTGCTTGGCACAGTCGAAGAATATGCCGAACTGTTTAAAGTATTCGAAACTTACCCAAGCAATCTGCAGCGTCAGCCGAAAAAACGCGAACTGCATCGCGCAGGCTCCGTAATCATCAAGGGAACAGATGCGATGCAGGATCAAAGTGCTATCAACACCTCAAGCGCCTGTTTGGCGCTCAGCATGAGCCGCATGGAGCAGGAGTCGAGCGCTGCGCAAGTGTACAAGGACTATAAGAATTTTCAGCAAAAGCTGCGACAGGTCTTTAATGAGGCTTCTGCTCTGGAAGGCGAACAATCAGTCTACCTGGACAAGATCGCACAGCTGGAAATCTTCGCTCAGCAGCTGGAAAAACTGATGCCCAGCCAGCGTGAGGCGCCTGATGCGTTCACGGCCGAAGAGGCGAGCAAGCTGAATGCCATTGCTGAAAACATGAAGCAATTAAACTATCTACGCTCGCACAGCCTCTCACCTGTGCTCAATCCGATGGACACTACCGTTGCACGCCTGGAGACTCTGGTCGAGGTGCTCAACTACACCCTCACGCAAATAAGCTGCTTCAGTACTACTTAA
- the msd1 gene encoding augmin complex subunit msd1, whose product MSEIIDDVLAGLASTRQTMHNQSDKIGEIMEKSNNTLLHIEAQASTMPTFKGSVQPDNLYHLSPDCELSLTRILEQFQQLMQQSVKCEDNKAGAQTALDCCLATRHRVENLRSSARKLVALHDTIAQLKLHVQEQHELLANVEKDDSLCEST is encoded by the exons ATGTCGGAAATAATTGATGATGTATTGGCGGGTCTCG CTTCAACACGGCAGACCATGCACAATCAGTCGGACAAAATCGGTGAAATCATGGAGAAGTCCAACAACACGCTCTTGCATATCGAAGCGCAGGCTTCAACGATGCCAACATTCAAAGGCAGCGTTCAGCCCGACAATCTCTATCATTTGAGCCCAGATTGTGAACTGTCGCTCACAAGAATATTGGAGCAGTTCCAGCAGCTCATGCAGCAAAGTGTCAAGTGTGAAGATAACAAAGCCGGTGCCCAAACCGCACTCGATTGCTGCTTGGCTACTCGCCATCGCGTGGAAAACCTGAGGAGCAGCGCCCGCAAGCTGGTGGCACTTCACGATACGATTGCTCAGCTGAAGCTGCACGTGCAGGAGCAGCACGAGCTGCTCGCCAATGTCGAGAAGGACGACTCACTCTGCGAGAGcacataa